The stretch of DNA TCGGCGACGACGATGACGGCGGAGGCAACCTTGGCTATGTAGTCCATTCCTCCATTCTGGCCCCGTTCCTCGGCTCTGGCCAGAGTGGACTTTTCATCGTCCTTGCCCTGGTCCGCGTCTGGGCCTTGCAACAGCTCGGCGAGGTCATTCAGGACAACGTCGGCACCGTGTGCCCGCAACTGGTCCGCGTAATCATGGTCGCCGTCCTTGTCATGATGGTTGACGCCAATCACCAGAGCAAAATGGCCAGCCCTGCCTGCTTCCACCCNCGCCAGGGCATCTTCGATGACAACGCTGCGGGCCGGGTCCGCGCCCAGTAATCTGGCCCCTTCGAGGTAGCTGTCCGGGGCAGGCTTGCCTGCCAAATCACGTTCCTTGACCACGTGGCCGTCCACTTGGGCGTCAANAAGATCGGCTATCCCTGCAGCCTTCAGCGCCGCTGCGGTGTTCTCACTGGCGGAGACCACGGCTGTGGNGGTTCCTTGCCCATGGAGGGCCTGCACGAGCGCCACGGCACCGCCATAACTTTCGATCCCACTGGTTTTGAGGGCCGTTAAGAGTAGCTCGTTCTTGCGGTTGCCGAGCCCATGGACCGTGCGGGCGTCCGCAGCGTCTTGGTCGCTTCCTTCCTCCAAAGTGATGCCCCGTGCGGCGAGGAAGTTTCGCACCCCGTCCGCACGGGGTTCACCGTCAACGTAGCGCTGGTAGTCAGCGTCCGAATCGAACGGACGCAAGGTCTCACCGAGCCTGGTGCCCTCTTCCTTCAAGAAGCCGTCAANAGCCTGCTT from Arthrobacter polaris encodes:
- a CDS encoding HAD-IA family hydrolase, encoding MSNLHHPGGGHPAVDLGAYDAWLFDLDGVLTKTASVHAAAWKQAXDGFLKEEGTRLGETLRPFDSDADYQRYVDGEPRADGVRNFLAARGITLEEGSDQDAADARTVHGLGNRKNELLLTALKTSGIESYGGAVALVQALHGQGTXTAVVSASENTAAALKAAGIADLXDAQVDGHVVKERDLAGKPAPDSYLEGARLLGADPARSVVIEDALAXVEAGRAGHFALVIGVNHHDKDGDHDYADQLRAHGADVVLNDLAELLQGPDADQGKDDEKSTLARAEERGQNGGMDYIAKVASAVIVVAELERSLSFXQEIFDCTVALRQGNGALMLTXGGFEIYLMAKGSRKSHXTGGIGEQHLMWATDSAAALSHFEQLLKDRGAYIYTHDSAGXTFVEGHDPDGIRVIITXPSPQQQPRAVLDSRLYN